AAAGACAGATGGCTAACTTCATTTTGTCATTTGCAAATTGAAGTGCACAAATCATAAGAGAATGTGACAATTTCCCAGATTGATGTTTGGCAAGGTTGGGTGTCAGTTTTGAagggggcattttttttttattacactcGGCACTTTTTCCAATTGAAGGGTGGAACActcccatttcaaaataaagtttaatctaatctaatctaaaactgTCCATGTTCCAATATTATTTGTCAACTCAAAAAGTGAGTCAATCTTTATATGAACTGCCAGTGCATCTCACATGACATTTACTATATTTATAGTGTTATTTATGCATCTATATTTCAACCTAATATCAAGAAATTTGACCTAATTTCACTATCATGGATGGCAATAAACGCCAAATCCAATTTcggtaaaaatacatgacaaaAAGTCTTTGAAAAAGATAACTTCTAAAGACGTTTCTCCAAATTCACATAGCAACTGAcagaaatccattttttaaaaaaataataataaaaataaaaaataaataataaagatcCTAGTTTGGGCTCTGTCGTCATATTCGAAAATAAATAGCAAGCAATTTATCTGAAGCGGCAAGGAAATGTCAATTCCAACGAGGCTGTGACGAAAGCCACCAGCCTCCAAATGTCTTCTCACATCCATCACAGGGTGGATCGAACCACCGCGGTCAATACTGCGTGCCGAGGCCCGAGAGCGCTCAATGGAAAACTGGCCAAGTGTCGCTTGTTGTCTGCCTTCTCTTCCGAGTTAGTACGAATCAAGTCAATCATCACACACGATGAACATTGCAACCTCCACGTGAATCATAGTCGACAACACATCCCacaaagtataaaaaatgaaaaacggcTCCGTTCCTACTATTGACTAATGTGTTTGTGAGGAATCAATAGCAAGTGAGGTGATCATTACCACAATAAACTTTTGTGTGAGCAACTTACAAAGTTCTACAAGACAAAATCTAAGCCAAAGGGATCAAATGAATtcaggaaaatacattaaaataaaatagtaaaggGTATATTTACCATTATTGTGAAGAGGTGCGTGGATAGTTCGGGTTTTGCCACCGAAAGGATGgaagacaacaaaaacaagcagcCAACTAGTCTTCCTTTCATTCTTTTCCTCCATTCAGACATGCGGTGCATTTAAAGACAGcctgaaaaacagaaaatcacaaccTGAAGCATTTACGCAGTATAACTTGTTACATTACtgtctttatttttgtgttacatGAATGGGAAGTAGTTTGACTTTGACTGAAGTTATGCATACTCATAAAACTGCTCTTTTGCAACTTGAATCTGAACGCAACATATCTTTTTACCTAATCTGAGTCActatttttctcctttctctgtACTTATACTTGTTAAGCTTTGTTTCCATGGTAATTTCTGTTGAACAAGCTTTCTTCTTTAGGCTTGTATCATGAAAAAAGGGAAGTAGAAAACAGCAAAGATACTTCCTAGAGACAAGCATTTTCTACACATGAGACGATGGTCCCAGTGGGATTTAATGTCAGGACGAGTCACGGGCCTCATAAAGTCGGAACGTCGTAGGTGGAGGACATCGTAACCTGGAAACTATGTAAAAAATATGGTGCTAGTAGATCAAACTTTATAGACACTGCATTTCAGTCTGTTTTTTCTTAAGGTTGAGAACAAGGTGTTCTCTGTAGATTGCCGAAAAGCCCTCCAGCGAGGTACCTAGACAACTCCAAACCGCCGagggctcttttttttttaaccctttctatAGTAATCCAAGTATTTGAAGTGAATGTCACAGTGGGGATGTGTTGGTGCATGCACATGGGGTGTGGGAACTGAATTTGAACTGTGTTTGTCAAGTATGTAGTGCAAGGAAGGAACAGTCTCAAAGGAATTGCcacattcaaaataaaacacatattccaaaaatacttacttattttttttcaaatcgaCATGCATTTGGACATTTGCTATGCCTGaagaaatatataataaaatatagacAGTAGGATGAAATGATAATCATAATTTCatattcttccatttttttctgactgaAATATTGAACAATAATAGAATGGAGTGTATGATTGCATAAAACTCCTACACTGTATCCACACTCTAGTCACCTTATAGAGACCTAACGCCCATGCTGTGAACTATTTCTTCTCAAATGGGGGACTAAAGACCCTTTTTAGTCTTGAACACAACTGTACTGGTCATGCTCTATGGGTTGCCATGTACTTTAATTTTCAAGTCCTTGAGTGGCTTTCACTCAGGTACTCCTACTTTGTTCTCCAACCAGGTCAATCCAGACAGGTACCCCCTTAACTGATAAAGAGCTATGGGGACCAAGTGCCTTCCATTTTTACCTCAGCCCTGATATTTGAGGTCCTTTTTTACATTACTAGTACACATATATGCCCTATTTTCAACAGGAGAGCCCTATACTCCAACTATgtactgtaaaacaaattcaagaGCCTTAATCCGATAATGTGTAATGACTTTAATTTCCCCAAATCACTACTTTACAGTGAAGggaaactccctaaacaaattAACAAGAGTGGTAAAGCAAGCAGAAACGCCCATTTTATGTCAACAAGCTCCAACGCGAGTTCAAGATTTAACAATGCGATGATTTCAAGTCAAAAATAATCTGGACAAGCGTTACCACGGACAACCAAATGACCGCcatctctctcttttctctctttgttaCGTGGTGTCGGACACACGTGCACGCACGGATGACACACGGGACAGAGCGTGCTTTTCTCCCAGCAACATCATCACTGGCTTTTCCCACCCTCGTCTCCATGGAGACGGGCTTCCAGAACTAGCAGGTTCCTGACCGTTGTGAATCAGCATAGACTccagagaggaagaaaaaaaaaaaaaaagactgtctTATCATTTTCTTCACCTTCGAAGCCAAAAGCAAAATAAGCTATGATGCATGTCTATTTTCAACATCAATATCCAGCATTGTACTTTGTGTCCGAGAAACAAAACATGTTTGATTTAACCTTCTTTAAGTTCAATTAAGTACAGCTAAAGTGATAGACTATTTAAAGAAGTCATTTAGGGTGAATTAAAGTCACAGTTGTTTTatcatgtaatttttttttaggtgagtgGTTCCAATACTTAAGATTAAGTATTATGTGCTCATGACTTGAGTTAAATTCACAAtataaatgatgtcaaataaaaagtattgtATATTTCAAGAATCCAAGCAATTCTTGAATGTAGGCCTGATTGAGAACCAGTGAAATACTTTTAAAGCCATATACTGCAACATttagaccagtgtttcccaaccactgtgccgcggcacactggtgtgccgtgagcaatggtcaggtgtgccgtgggaaattgcaagaagtcatacaatgtgatattgagagagaaaaattaatatgaatataaggagattaaaatggaattattgcaaggtgacaaatgttaaattgtagattatactattatttgattcaagttgtgaaacagtaattttgttgcttatttttctctaagtcgaaacggaagttgtctggtttctagggcatcaacttttgccgacgtaaagtctgtgtgagaacaattttttgcggaatattaggagatttaagtaatatttagagaaaaatcataaaatgatgcgatcaataactttacttggttatttgcatcactcaaaccggaagttgttcagggtccacaggccaaattttcgtgacattaggtcattgtgaaaaattagattttggaataatttctgatgcgatttctgctgataaaactttgatgagaatacctattataaatataggcgacaaagattttcagatggtggtgtcccttgagatttttttcaatgcaaaaagtgtgcctcggctcaaaaaaggttgggatacactgattTAGACTATATGCCACGCCCACcagatttgacaaaaaaaactatgttcATATACATTATGCTAAATTGGAATATGGTGTCCACATTGTAATATTCGATACTTAAACTAAAATACATGCAACTCATCCTATAAGAATCCACAAATAGGCCAGACTGTGTGCATGGACAATCACATTGTGCGCTGTTTTTGTTCTACTAGTGTGAAATGATGACTTAATGTCACACATTTTCACCGTAAAAGCTATCATTTGCCCAATTTTCTTCCCTAGTGATAAAGGTTTGGATACAAATGTGTCAGAATGGAAATTTCTCAGCCTTCAGCCACTGACAATTAGCATTGATTTCCTTGTAGGAGAACAACAATCTCCATCCTGGTGCTGTTTTGGGAACAGGCTGCCACACATTAATTGCATTTCCATTGACATCAATGTAGAATATGATTTGATATATGCAAAGTCTTGCAAATAGATGTAGCAATCTACATTTCATCTGAGTTTCATATCCAGGATATGGAATTAAATGCTCAAATGGCTTAAGGGTCGACTATAAAGGGATGTAATGGATCTGTGCGTCAAAAACTCATCGGTTCCTCATCTGTTAGCTCAGTTCATCAGATGAATACACTCAGCGTGTGCGTATAAATAACGCACGTAAAGTTATGGCGCTTGACGTGTGTACAGTTACAACGGAAACGGACCTCGGCAGAAAGGTCAGACGTCACTGGGAGATTCTTGAAAGGGTGCTACAAGAGTTCGTAAGGAGGGTAAAGGAAGCGAAGGAGTTTGTTGCACCtgcttaataataaaaaataataatcggacataggctttgtcatcctcattgactcgacaaaagcctaattgtcatcatacccagaactgGGTATGataaaattggtagtgcttcttcaTTATGTGCGTTTTCTTGGAAAAAGACCCAAATTAGTGATAATTCCGGACTTGGAATTTGGCATTAAGAGTACAAAATTATCAGTTATTTGCTCCTGTTCTTGAGCGCTTTTTGATTTTGAACGAAAGTGTCAGTATGCAATCCTTGGTGGGTGGTCATTATTAAGAAGTacagaaattgtcaaaatacTTCTTACACTTAGGGTACCACTGTAGTACAAAAGTGGCCTATGCAGTATGCAAAAGACCTTGTTTTTACGCACATACTTTGTGGGTGGTCATTATTTAGAAGtacaaaaatttgcaaaatacttCTGTGGCCTATTTTCAAGGCTAAAAAGTATCTATTTCGCCCTCAAGTCATAACTTCACAAGAATACCGTGCAAAGCTTCTAATTATTTGCTTGATGGTTACTATCACTATTTTCCTTGTACCTGAACCTCAGATGTGAgctttttaataattatttttcagcTTCTCTGCAGTTTTGGTTGCCCCAACATGTCAGAACATCAACCTCTTAACAGttttcaaaaagaaagaaaaacaattagcACATCAAGATGTCACGGAGGACAGAAAAAACAAGTTGTGCATGAAAAAAAGCCGCAATTCCTCAAGTGAACCCATTACACAAAACCGCAAGCCTTTGCCTGCCATGAAGGCATGCGGCACGCTAAAACATTAATGGCCACATTCCTATATGTTCTTAGGAACGTGTAGCCACCAGTTATGAACATTAGCATACCAGTGGGAGGCATTTAACATTCTCGCCTTGCATAACTTCAGCTAACAGACGTGACATTGTTCCCCGTTCCTCTCATATTTTTGACAAATCCAGGGTGGGGATCACTGGGCTATTGCTCTGAGACATACAAAActatcttgcaaaaaaaacggCGCCGAGAACCTAAACGGGAGGCTCTTGCATGCAGAGTTGCCATGGCACACGCTCACCATGGCAACAGAGCTGGCGGCGAGGGAATAGAGTGGCGGTGTTGTCGTCTGGGTCTCTTTGGCTTCTCAGACCGTGACGTAGGTACAGAAATTTGCTTCACTTGTCACGTGGCGTCATGCAtgtgcattaaaaatgacacaaataaaGTATATGATAGTAGAAAACTGAAACGGAATTTCATTTGCCTGAAAATAGTATgggaattgataaaaaaatgtctgcctaTAATACCTGGAAATACATATTGGTTTTGTTTACATTGACGTTtatgtaagaaaaataaaaatcctgaAAAACTAGTTTTTTACTTGGGTTTCAGCATAATGCAAGTTTTTTGTTATGTGACAATTTTaactaaacatgaaaaaatatttgtgacaCAATGTAGGTTTTATTTTAGCTTCTTGTGCAGGTCATTTTGAATTATATTGCCAGTGAGCCACTAAAAAAAGGCCACAGTtggcttttaatttttaataaaatggcaGTATATTATAGTGGAGGAGTTTTATTAAACTGTAAAACGATAGAGAGGCAGTATTGGTGGGCTATATGGGCAAATAAAAAGAGCTTGAAAACACTCAAGCATGTGTGTGTTACCAGTCATTTCCAACTGCTAAGTACAGTGTAATTACTCCCAAATAGCCTATCAAGTTAGCCTAATTAAACTTGTAAAGTAGGAACATATTTACCCATTTCTTCTattttaaaagtgttaaaaatatCCAAGTAAAAGGATGCAAGACGGCTTTAAAAAATGGGTTGGGTAATCATGAATCAGCATGATTTTTGCTTTGGTTATCATTGAAAATTTCCGATTAAAACAGTGCATCATTACGCACTGAAGACGCatttcattttagagaaaagGTTGGCCTTCAGtggatttgttttctttcatcaTCCTTTAATTAAAAACCGGCTAAGGCGCAAAGACGGTGATTATTATCGctaagcttcttttttttttaattagaattaAAAGTGACACTAATTTAACTGGATTTGGAAGCGGGTGTTCTCAAAGGAAGCTCATACAGGCTGATTGTCGGCTGTCTACAACAAGAGTCAATAACAgctttgtttttacatgaatcatatatatttatatagttttttGTCAATGGAGCCATTAGTAATGTTCCATTTCAAAATGGCTGCAGTGAAAAGGTTCCCTGATGgcaaaataaagaagaaaagtaCATTTCACATGTATGACAATGGTAGATTCCAACAATATATTCTATTGTCAAACCTCCATGCAGTCATTGAGCAGATAGACAAGTCTGCTTATTATCTTTCTATAAAGTGGGCGTGGCACATGGTAACCTGGCAACAATAACTGACTCAATGGCTCTATCTATTGGCCAAGCACCAAAAGGACAGAGACATTATGAGATCATAAAATGATCATTTCCACAAATTATTGAGGGATTGGTATAAGACATTTCCCTTAATTGTGGCTGTCAATGACTCATTCACTTCATATGGGGCTGAATCTTGACTTTATACTATTTGTACATatgtaattaatttaattaaagcaTAATAGGATTGCTTTTTGTTTGAATGGGGCTTTGCAAATATGCTTGCTTGACTTCCAGTCTTTAGTAGGGAGTTATGTCATATTTTAATAAGAGAGCTAACCAGTTTTAGGAATTGGCAAGCTGTGTAAATACAGAATTGGTGCATGAATATCTTCTGCATTGTTCACTATTTCAGTCAGCAAGTTgatttattcataaataaatctataattTGTTACATTATACTTTCATGCAACAACTCCACAGCAATTTGTCACTCTGACAACAAATCACGAAGCTCAGTGTGGTCACACATGaacaatataatgtatatattttttgcactgAAGTACATAACTGCTTTCTTCCCTTAACTGACAAGAAACATATAACTAGTATCTTGAGCTTTTATACAGTATAAACACTGTGAAGTACTTGTTATAGCCTCAGTTGTATATACTGtgtaataaataaacatttgggATTTCTTATCAGATAAGGGTatgaacacaaaaataaatacatcaagtGCATTTTCACTCAGGACAGAATTTTAGGTACACCTGCAATTTTATTCAGGACTAAAGTCCGTCTTTTAGGAGAAACTTTATAAAAcactaacttaaaaaaaacaattctataTAGATTATAgctagcagttttttttaaatagcaaagcATCATGAGGAATTAGTTATTTTATGCATTATAAGATGATGCTTTTCTCCAAACATTTTCAACCCATAGCAAAACTACTGTACAGGTGTACCTAATGTTATGTCCTTGAAACATTTTTAGAAACATTTTGTTATTAAACACATGGTCTCACCTGAGATAAAATGTAAGATGAAATGAACACGTGTCCTTGCAAAGATGTGCTGCCTTCACTCACTTTCTGACTTGTCAAAAGAAGAGAAACATTTTAGAACAAAACATATACATAAGTGTCTATGAAAATAAAACACTCAATTTTTCAACTGTAAAATGAAGTCCTTTAGTGTTAAGAGTAAGACTGTGTGACCTTGCTgagttaacaatatttttttttatccagtgTGAAATGAAAActagtataaaaaatatatatatctgccTGGAGGATATGTTCAAGGTTATTTTGCATACGATCACCACAGTTTACGAGGGTCAGCGGTTACATCAGAGTACACACGGGTCCTTGGTTTGTGACTGACTTCCGACATTGGagatgaaaaaaatctgaatttgtcCTCGGGCGTCATCCATTGCAATTTATAGAGGGCATTAAAAACTTGCATATTTGTTTTAATCGCACCAGAGTTCTGtacttctctaaaaaaaaatcagtcatctGTCATAAACCCAGGACCTCTCGTAAAATCCATTCTTTTTTAAGGTTTAACGTGAGCCATTTGTACAACTGTCCTGTGCAATGTCCCACTTTTGTGCGTCAAACCTCCTCAGTCGGTTCAAAAATATTCCGTAAGCGGCGATACCGGTCTTACGCAGCTTTGGCGGAGCCTTCAAATTACCTGTACTAGCAAAATATTTGCCTTCTGTAATCTTTTTTTGCCCCCATCTGTTGTCCACTTTCTTTTCTTCAGCTGTGCCATCTCAGTTTGTTTCTCATCTCAATCTGGTGATCGGAGATCTCAGTGTTGGAGGAGGAAGTTGGTTGCCATGTTGATGTCATTGTTGGAGGCTCGGAGGGCTTCTAGGGCGTCTAGCCGGGAAAACCCCATTTCCACCAACCTGGCAACCTTTAagtgaaataataaaattaattagGCAGCTTGTAAGCacacaaatattcaaatttgagTATAATTTCCTGCTAATCGATCAAACGAGGTGAAAATATACCCCGTTTCTAATTTGGTAGAGTGCAAATTGTCCCTAAAATAGCAAAGTGTGTGTAAAACTCTATAAAGGAAATTAAACAATTGACAGGCGAATGAAAATTGGCATTGCAAAACAACATTAACTCAGAATTGTACAGAACTTCTTGTTTCATGCACTTTTGCACCGCCTTGTGTCCAAGCAAGGTGAAGGAAAACTACTTTACTATTGATTGGTTCTTTTAAGAAGCATTATAATTACAAAGCAAATGTAAACACGGTTGCACCTGGTCCTCGGCGACAGTGTTGTCCAAAGGTGGCGGGGGTGCCGAAGGCTGTGCCTGAGCCTGCGGCTGGGGTTGGGCTGCTCTCCTGCGCCTCAGTGATGGGAACAACCTGCTCCATTGTAGCAAACCAGCctattaagaagaaaaaaaacattaaaatgacttatttaGACTACTGTGTTTTCCTACCTAGTTTGGAGAATGCAAACTTGCATGATTTGAACACAGTCAGAAGACATCATAAATATTTGGGTAAGATGTTGAGGATGGAGGAGCTACCATGCAAGAAGAAAGTTAAGAAAAAGAAGGTGGGTGGATGCGGTAATGGAAGACATGAGGGCAGTCAGCTTTAGAGAGGAGGATGCAGGAAATAGCCTGGCACACTATGGTGATCCCTTAAAAGTAAAAGAAGATTCAGCATACAAAACAAAGGGGCAGAAATTACTTGTGCTTGATGTCTGGCATTTGTTCGGGCCTCATTGAACTGGGCCAACAGTATCTGCTGATCCAGTTGGTCCATCCGCTGTTGTCTCTGGACGTCCAGCGTCGCTCCCATTCCCAGTGGCGCCTCATTGGTTGGCTGGGAACCTTTTGCGGATAAAACAAACATGCGTGACTCGGTTTGTATGGTGCTGCTGTGCAAGCTGTGATAAATAACTCTTGTGTGAACCACCCACTGGAGAAGAGGGGCTCTAGGAGGTAGCGTGCCACGCTACACAGCCAGGCgggcacaaagacaagcttttggAGATAGAACACATTGGAGTGGTACAAAGCACCCGAAATCTGAAAAACATCAATATATTGTTTTGATAACAGATTTGCACTATCATTCCAAAATGGTTCGCTATTAATGTACTTTTCTTATATAATggcatcttttgtttttttagagttACTCTACATATCGGTGATAAAATGCACTGAATTTATTCGGGCCTTCTGACAGGCTATTGCACAAACATGTGACTTACCAGTCCGCTGAGTGCCAAGAGCCACATAAAGGGACTTGATGTCAAGAGCTATGGAGATCcaggaaaaagaagaacaatTTGCAAATAATtatgcaggggaaaaaaaaacgggtaAAAGTATAGAAATCAAGAAATCTTACCTGCAACCCGACGATGTAGCCCAAAGTCTTGTTGGTGATGTTGATGCGCCCCAGCACGCGGGTAACCGACACCCTGGGGATGGACGAGTAGAAAGGCACAAAGAGGGCGAAAATTGGAGCCAGCCTGTCAAAGTTAAGAGTCGACAATTAAAACTTTTGCCATAAGACTACAATGCCAAGTCGGAAGTCATGTGACTTACAGCCCCGCAGGTAACTCTTCCACCTCAAACTTGAAGAAGAAGCAAAAAGCTTCAGCCAACAGAAAGTCCACCAGTGCGGAGAAACACCAGGTAGCCAACATAAAGGACTTAACAAGTAGAAAAACAGAATTCATTTTAACAAAAGGGAAAACACACTGATGTACTTACTATACATTGGTAGACAAGTTAGGCTTAAGCCTCCATACTCACAGCATACTTCCTGGAGCCGAATCTTCTCTCAAAAATTCGGAAATTGTAAATAAGCAGCCCACTGCAAAAGGAGTCTTTCACATCCAGGCACACCAGCCGACCACAAACAAACCGCCATACCTAAGACATCATCACATTAAATCAGTTTC
The nucleotide sequence above comes from Stigmatopora nigra isolate UIUO_SnigA chromosome 12, RoL_Snig_1.1, whole genome shotgun sequence. Encoded proteins:
- the ubac2 gene encoding ubiquitin-associated domain-containing protein 2 — its product is MFTSTGSRGLYKAPLSKGLLLVLSGLTVMLSLLPQYQHMFEYNLQAATQQQQVWRFVCGRLVCLDVKDSFCSGLLIYNFRIFERRFGSRKYASFMLATWCFSALVDFLLAEAFCFFFKFEVEELPAGLLAPIFALFVPFYSSIPRVSVTRVLGRINITNKTLGYIVGLQLLTSSPFMWLLALSGLISGALYHSNVFYLQKLVFVPAWLCSVARYLLEPLFSSSQPTNEAPLGMGATLDVQRQQRMDQLDQQILLAQFNEARTNARHQAQAGLLQWSRLFPSLRRRRAAQPQPQAQAQPSAPPPPLDNTVAEDQVARLVEMGFSRLDALEALRASNNDINMATNFLLQH